Proteins encoded in a region of the Tripterygium wilfordii isolate XIE 37 chromosome 21, ASM1340144v1, whole genome shotgun sequence genome:
- the LOC119988864 gene encoding uncharacterized protein YKR070W-like: MTFIRVTQHRVSFLVTSQASQSKHYWRPSFGIAFDIDGVILRGREPIGGSPQALRRLYGDSGIFRVPFLLLTNGGGIPESKRAAELSDLLGVNILPSQVVQGHSPFKNFLKRYENELVVATGKGDPALVMSEYGFKKVLSLDEYASYFKDIDPVSQYKMWTTKQVVERSGHWMDIVSNHNVLSNKVKAVFIVSDPVDWGRDIQVLCDILGSGGLPGCGDSGHQPPLYFAADDLEYQAAFPSERLGMGAFRIALESIFNRIHHNQLQYVSFGKPNPFVFNNAESILSQLELSCRTDHLKEHDEIGSPRFNTLYMIGDNPLVDIKGARQAGNPWVSILTRTGVFRGQHNHAEFPADLVVDTVEEAVDYILQKECIS; encoded by the exons ATGACGTTTATCAGAGTTACTCAACACCGCGTGTCGTTTTTAGTTACTTCTCAAGCTTCGCAATCCAAGCATTATTGGCG GCCTTCGTTTGGAATCGCATTTGACATTGACGGAGTTATCCTTCGTGGTCGCGAACCGATTGGAGGTTCTCCGCAAGCTTTGAGGAGATTGTATGGAGATTCTG GTATTTTCAGGGTCCCATTTTTGTTGTTGACAAATG GAGGTGGAATTCCTGAATCCAAAAGAGCTGCTGAGTTAAGTGATCTTCTAGGAGTAAATATTTTACCTTCTCAG GTTGTGCAAGGTCACTCCCCTTTTAAAAATTTCTTGAAAAG GTATGAGAATGAGCTTGTCGTAGCAACTGGAAAGGGAGATCCTGCTCTTGTCATGTCCGAATATGGGTTCAA AAAAGTTCTATCCTTAGATGAGTATGCGTCTTACTTCAAGGATATTGATCCGGTCTCTCAGTATAAGATGTGGACAACTAAGCAGGTAGTGGAGAGGAGTGGCCATTGGATGGATATTGTGTCAAATCACAATGTCCTCTCTAACAAAGTCAAGGCAGTGTTCATTGTCAGCGATCCTGTAGATTGGGGCAGGGACATTCAG GTACTCTGCGACATTCTAGGATCTGGTGGCCTCCCTGGCTGTGGTGACAGTGGACATCAGCCTCCTCTTTACTTTGCTGCTGATGATCTTGAATATCAG GCTGCATTTCCCTCTGAACGTCTTGGAATGGGTGCTTTTAGAATTGCATTGGAAAGCATCTTCAACAG GATTCATCATAACCAGCTACAATATGTATCTTTCGGGAAGCCAAATCCATTTGTATTCAATAATGCGGAATCCATACTTAGCCAACTTGAACTATCTTGTCGTACTGATCATCTCAAGGAACATGACGAGATTGGGTCACCTCGTTTCAATACCCTTTATATGATTGGTGACAATCCTCTTGTTGACATTAAAGGTGCAAGACAG GCTGGGAATCCTTGGGTTTCTATATTGACAAGGACAGGTGTGTTCCGCGGGCAACATAACCATGCAGAGTTTCCGGCAGATCTG GTAGTTGATACTGTCGAAGAGGCAGTGGACTACATCCTGCAGAAGGAGTGCATTTCTTAG
- the LOC119988865 gene encoding 50S ribosomal protein L10, chloroplastic, giving the protein MEATLLSFPSSKPSPCLLSFSQQSIPLLPSSLSKPRTHFPCTIRAAISRTKKEETVDTVKTHLENCHLLAGIRYTGFTVKQFQDLRRSLPEYTKLLVAKNTLVLKAIEGTKWESIKPCMKGMTAWLFVHTEEIPTALKPYRDFQRERKLDGNDFTGAVFEGKYYGPDEFKALETMPTRAEIYAKLLGALQSPAMGLVGTLQAPARDVVLVLKAYVKKLEEESGGGGQ; this is encoded by the coding sequence ATGGAAGCCACTCTCCTCTCCTTCCCCTCCTCGAAACCCTCTCCTTGCCTACTTTCTTTCAGTCAGCAATCAATTCCTCTCTTACCCTCCTCTCTGTCTAAACCCAGAACTCATTTCCCTTGCACAATCAGAGCCGCCATTTCTCgaaccaagaaagaagagacTGTCGATACAGTCAAGACCCATCTCGAAAATTGCCATCTTTTGGCTGGAATCAGGTACACCGGCTTCACAGTCAAGCAATTCCAGGACCTCCGGCGATCCCTGCCCGAGTACACCAAGCTTTTGGTTGCTAAGAACACTTTAGTCCTCAAAGCAATTGAGGGTACCAAGTGGGAGTCTATCAAGCCGTGTATGAAGGGCATGACCGCTTGGCTTTTTGTCCACACAGAGGAGATTCCGACGGCGTTAAAGCCGTATAGGGACTTCCAGAGGGAGAGGAAATTGGATGGGAATGATTTTACTGGCGCGGTTTTTGAAGGAAAGTATTATGGGCCTGATGAATTTAAGGCACTCGAGACAATGCCTACAAGAGCAGAGATTTATGCTAAGCTTTTGGGGGCATTGCAGAGTCCCGCGATGGGGCTTGTGGGAACGTTGCAGGCGCCGGCGAGGGATGTGGTCTTGGTGTTGAAAGCGTATGTGAAGAAGTTGGAGGAAGAAAGCGGTGGTGGAGGGCAGTAG
- the LOC119988863 gene encoding leucine aminopeptidase-like, with amino-acid sequence MAPVDPHSFTDSTHPVTTHVSLSLYFDFSSSTIHGSALLSLSSPRTGPLSLDTRSLSILQALDPQTLTSLPFSLSEPDPIRGTHLTVSLSDHKSLLILFSTSPDSSALQWLSPPQTFNKTHPYVYTQCQSIHARSVFPCQDTAATRICYSAKLNIPNQLSAVMSAKHLDRHPPTRDDVKEFGYGDFGIDLESLWCVEGRVVEEFVMEQPIPPYLFAFAVGNLGFREVGPRTIVYAEDVAELLDAAAREFAGTEELIRQGERLFGEYEWERFDLLVLPPSYPYGGMENPRMVFLTPTLIKGDLSGAEVVAHELAHSWTGNLVTNKNNEHTWLNEGFTTYAEKRITEEVQGKDRAALGIGIGWRGLNEAMARFKDNMEFTKLRIKLEGVDPDTVYSQVPYEKGFQFLWRIERQIGRSAFDEFLKKYITTFKFKSIDTETFLDFLKANVPGIEKQIDLVTWTEGTGIPPDACEPVSSIYRNIVSLADDFKLARIPREDEVANWRGLEWELYLKNLPKSVEASQILALDAQYKLSESKDYEVKVAFLLLALSIKCRNYYGEVEKTLKEVGRLKYLHPLYTSLVQGAGTEEEKIFAKQVFAGACDCYHPIARGVVESIFAKYI; translated from the exons ATGGCGCCTGTAGACCCTCATTCCTTCACCGACTCTACCCATCCAGTAACCACTCAtgtctccctctctctataCTTCGATTTCTCTTCCTCCACCATCCACGGTTCTGCTCTCCTCTCGCTCTCTTCCCCACGCACCGGTCCTCTCTCCCTCGACACGCGCAGCCTCTCCATTCTCCAAGCTCTGGACCCCCAAACCCTCACCTCTCTTCCTTTCTCCCTCTCGGAACCGGACCCAATTCGAGGCACCCACCTCACGGTCTCCCTCTCAGACCACAAATCCCTTTTGATCCTCTTTTCCACCTCCCCGGACTCCTCTGCCCTGCAGTGGCTCTCTCCGCCTCAGACCTTTAACAAGACCCATCCTTATGTTTATACCCAGTGTCAGTCCATCCACGCACGTTCTGTGTTTCCTTGTCAGGACACAGCGGCCACTCGCATTTGTTACTCTGCCAAGCTGAACATCCCTAACCAGTTGTCGGCAGTCATGTCCGCCAAACACCTTGATCGGCATCCGCCCACGAGAGATGATGTGAAGGAGTTTGGTTATGGGGATTTTGGAATTGACCTTGAGTCACTCTGGTGTGTGGAGGGGCGAGTGGTGGAGGAGTTTGTGATGGAGCAGCCAATCCCTCCATATCTGTTTGCATTTGCAGTGGGAAATCTAGGGTTCAGGGAGGTGGGACCCAGGACGATTGTGTACGCGGAGGATGTAGCTGAGTTGTTAGACGCAGCGGCTAGGGAGTTTGCAGGGACTGAGGAGCTGATAAGGCAGGGGGAGAGGCTATTTGGGGAGTATGAGTGGGAAAGATTTGATTTGTTGGTGTTGCCACCAAGTTATCCATATGGGGGTATGGAGAATCCCAGAATGGTGTTCTTGACACCAACTCTAATTAAGGGGGATTTGAGCGGGGCAGAGGTTGTGGCGCATGAACTTGCACATAGTTGGACAGGAAATTTGGTCACCAACAAGAACAATGAGCATACCTGGCTGAATGAG GGTTTTACAACGTATGCAGAGAAGAGAATTACAGAGGAGGTGCAAGGGAAGGACAGAGCGGCACTGGGTATTGGAATTGGGTGGAGAGGTTTGAATGAGGCGATGGCAAGGTTTAAGGACAACATGGAGTTCACAAAGCTGAGAATCAAGCTGGAGGGAGTGGACCCTGATACCGTGTATTCCCAAGTTCCATACGAGAAAGGCTTCCAATTTCTATGGCGTATCGAGCGACAG ATTGGAAGGTCTGCATTCGATGAATTCCTCAAGAAATACATTACTACCTTCAAGTTTAAATCAATTGATACTGAGACATTTCTTGACTTCCTGAAAGCAAATGTCCCAGGAATAGAGAAACAAATTGACTTAGTAACATGGACTGAGGGTACTGGTATCCCTCCAGATGCTTGTGAACCTGTTTCCAGTATATACAGAAACATTGTCTCATTGGCAGATGATTTTAAGCTTGCAAGGATACCAAGGGAAGATGAAGTTGCCAATTGGCGAGGCCTGGAGTGGGAGCTCTACTTGAAGAACTTGCCTAAATCTGTTGAAGCTTCACAG ATTTTAGCATTGGATGCACAATACAAGCTATCAGAGTCAAAGGATTATGAGGTAAAAGTGGCATTTCTCCTGCTTGCTCTTTCTATCAAGTGCAGAAATTATTACGGTGAGGTGGAGAAAACCTTGAAGGAAGTGGGAAGGTTGAAATACCTTCACCCACTGTATACTAGTCTCGTGCAAGGCGCCGGAACCGAGGAAGAGAAGATTTTTGCAAAACAGGTGTTTGCAGGGGCCTGTGACTGTTATCACCCAATTGCTCGAGGAGTTGTTGAATCCATCTTTGCAAAGTACATCTAG
- the LOC119988866 gene encoding leucine aminopeptidase-like translates to MAPIDPHSFTDSTHPLTTHISLSLYFDFPSSTIRGSALLSLPSPRAGPLSLDTRSLSIHQILDPLTLTPIPFSLSATPDPILGTHLTVSLSNHSSLLILFSTSQDSSALQWLTPPQTFNKTHPYVYTQCQAIHARSVFPCQDTPAARICYSAKLNIPHQLSAVMSARHVDRRQPTSGDVKEFGYGNFGINIESHWCEAGRVVEEFVMEQPIPPYLFAFAVGQLGFRDVGPRTRVYAEAAAGVLDAAAIEFAGTEEMIRQGERLFGEYEWERFDLLVLPPSFPYGGMENPRMVFLTPTVIKGDSSGAQVVAHELAHSWTGNLITNKNNEHFWLNEGFTTYAERRIIEAVQGEDRATLNIGIGWRGLNKEMEKFKDNMEFTKLKTKQEGVDPDVVYSEVPYEKGFQFLWRIERQIGRPAFDEFLKKYIATFKFKSIDTETFLDFLKANVPGIEKDIDLVTWTEGIGIPPDAYEPISHLYRNIVSLAKEFNLGRMPREDEVADWRGQEWELYLENLPKFVEASQVLGLDARYRLSESKDYEVKVAFLELALSCKCRDYYGEVEKTLKEVGRMKYLRPLYRGLVQGTGKEEEKIFAKRLFADARDGYHPIAQGVVESIFSKHI, encoded by the exons ATGGCGCCAATAGATCCTCACTCCTTCACCGACTCCACCCACCCACTCACTACCCACATCTCCCTCTCCTTATACTTCGACTTCCCTTCCTCCACCATCCGTGGCTCCGCTCTTCTGTCTCTTCCTTCCCCGCGCGCCGGCCCTCTCTCCCTTGACACGCGATCGCTCTCGATCCACCAAATACTCGATCCCTTAACCCTAACTCCTATCCCCTTCTCGCTCTCGGCCACTCCCGATCCGATTCTAGGCACTCACCTCACTGTCTCTCTCTCCAATCACTCCTCCCTTTTGATCCTTTTTTCCACATCCCAGGACTCATCCGCACTCCAGTGGCTCACACCGCCGCAGACCTTCAATAAGACCCACCCTTATGTGTACACACAGTGCCAAGCTATCCACGCGCGCTCCGTGTTCCCTTGCCAGGACACGCCGGCGGCGCGCATTTGTTACTCCGCCAAGCTGAACATCCCTCACCAGTTGTCTGCCGTAATGTCTGCCAGGCACGTGGATCGGCGCCAGCCAACAAGCGGTGACGTGAAGGAATTCGGTTATGGAAATTTTGGGATCAATATTGAGTCACACTGGTGTGAGGCGGGGCGAGTGGTGGAAGAGTTTGTGATGGAGCAGCCGATTCCTCCGTATCTGTTTGCTTTTGCAGTGGGGCAGTTAGGGTTCAGGGATGTGGGACCCAGGACGAGGGTTTACGCGGAGGCTGCAGCTGGAGTGTTGGACGCGGCGGCTATAGAGTTTGCGGGGACAGAGGAGATGATAAGGCAGGGAGAGAGGCTGTTTGGGGAATATGAGTGGGAAAGGTTTGATTTATTGGTGTTGCCGCCGAGCTTTCCATATGGGGGTATGGAAAATCCAAGAATGGTGTTTTTGACGCCCACTGTGATTAAGGGGGACTCGAGTGGAGCGCAGGTTGTAGCGCATGAACTGGCGCATAGTTGGACTGGGAACTTGATCACTAACAAGAACAATGAGCATTTCTGGTTGAATGAG GGTTTTACAACATATGCAGAAAGGAGAATTATTGAGGCTGTCCAAGGGGAGGACAGAGCAACACTGAATATTGGAATTGGTTGGAGAGGTTTAAATAAGGAAATGGAGAAGTTTAAGGACAACATGGAATTCACAAAGCTCAAAACGAAACAAGAGGGCGTAGACCCTGACGTTGTGTATTCTGAGGTTCCTTACGAAAAAGGTTTTCAATTTCTATGGCGCATTGAGCGGCAG ATTGGAAGGCCTGCATTTGATGAATTCCTCAAGAAATACATTGCGACCTTCAAGTTTAAATCAATTGATACTGAGACGTTTCTGGATTTCCTCAAAGCAAATGTCCCAGGAATAGAGAAAGATATTGACTTAGTAACATGGACCGAGGGTATTGGTATCCCTCCTGATGCCTATGAACCTATTTCCCATCTGTACAGAAACATTGTTTCGCTGGCAAAGGAGTTTAATCTTGGGAGAATGCCAAGGGAGGATGAAGTTGCTGATTGGCGTGGGCAGGAATGGGAGCTTTACTTGGAGAACTTGCCCAAATTTGTTGAAGCTTCTCAG GTTTTAGGATTGGATGCACGGTATAGGCTATCAGAGTCGAAGGATTATGAGGTTAAAGTGGCATTTCTCGAACTTGCTCTTTCTTGTAAGTGCAGAGATTACTATGGTGAGGTGGAGAAAACGTTAAAGGAAGTGGGGAGGATGAAATATCTTCGCCCGCTGTACAGAGGTCTTGTGCAAGGCACTGGAAAGGAGGAAGAGAAGATTTTTGCCAAAAGGTTGTTTGCAGATGCTCGCGACGGTTATCACCCGATAGCTCAAGGAGTTGTAGAATCAATCTTTTCAAAGCATATCTAG
- the LOC119988867 gene encoding probable adenylate kinase 6, chloroplastic — protein MAVVSRIVRSRPSSFSSYYYISRTFSSAIREETDLKAASLLGQDKPLPLRREPRGGSVQWVFLGCPGVGKGTYASRLSNLLDVPHIATGDLVREELSSSGPLASQLTEIVNQGKLVSDEIIINLLSKRLEAGEAKGESGFILDGFPRTIRQAEILEGVTNIDLVINLKLREEALLAKCLGRRICSDCGGNYNVACIDIKDGNGSPGIYMAPLLPPPHCASKLITRSDDTEVVVKERLRIYNEMSQPVEEFYRIRGKLLEFELPGGIPESWPKLLQALNLEDHEDKQSAAA, from the exons ATGGCGGTCGTCAGCCGCATTGTGAGGTCCAGGCCGAGCTCATTTTCTAGCTATTACTACATTTCTCGAACCTTCTCTTCTGCTATAAGAGAAGAAACTGACCTCAAGGCAGCTTCTCTGCTTGGTCAGGATAAGCCTCTGCCGCTGCGGCGAGAACCTAGGGGCGGGAGTGTTCAGTGGGTTTTTCTTGGCTGTCCCGGCGTTGGTAAAGGAACCTACGCCTCTCGGCTCTCCAATCTTCTAGATGTTCCTCATATTGCTACCGGCGATCTCGTCCGCGAGGAGCTTTCTTCCTCTGGACCTCTCGCCTCTCAG CTTACAGAGATTGTTAACCAAGGGAAACTGGTATCTGATgaaattataataaatttaCTGTCAAAGCGTCTTGAAGCTGGTGAAGCGAAGGGTGAATCAGGATTTATCCTTGATGGTTTCCCTCGTACCATAAGACAAGCT gAAATATTAGAGGGAGTCACAAACATTGACTTGGTGATTAATTTAAAGCTTCGGGAGGAAGCATTGCTTGCAAAATGCCTTGGAAGACGGATTTGTAGTGATTGTGGAGGAAACTATAATGTTGCGTGTATTGACATCAAAGATGGGAATGGGAGCCCTGGTATATATATGGCGCCACTTCTCCCCCCTCCCCATTGTGCTTCAAAGCTTATCACTCGATCTGATGACACAGAAGTTGTTGTCAAGGAACGACTCCGTATATATAATGAGATG AGTCAACCAGTAGAAGAGTTCTATCGCATTCGTGGAAAGTTACTAGAGTTTGAGCTTCCCGGAGGAATTCCAGAATCGTGGCCGAAGCTACTTCAGGCTCTGAATCTTGAAGACCACGAGGACAAACAGTCTGCAGCAGCATGA
- the LOC119990086 gene encoding probable caffeoyl-CoA O-methyltransferase At4g26220, with protein sequence MEKDFQKTFTVPRGLLQSQELYKYILETSVFPREAELLKELREVTAAKHPRAYIGTTPDAGQLLSMLLKLTNAKKTIEIGVFTGYSLLLTALSTADDGKIVAIDVDRESYEIGRPIIKKAGVEHKIDFVESAALPVLDQLLEQGNADSFDFAFVDADKENNINYHERLMKLLKIGGIVVYDNTLWGGSVAMAGDFSGTVYTTRTRDSTIELNKMLAADNRIEISHLPVGDGVTICRRIL encoded by the exons ATGGAGAAAGATTTCCAAAAAACATTTACTGTTCCAAGGGGGCTTTTGCAGAGTCAAGAGCTGTACAAG TATATATTGGAGACTAGTGTGTTTCCTCGTGAAGCAGAGCTGCTCAAGGAGCTGAGGGAGGTTACTGCTGCCAAACACCCAAG GGCCTACATTGGTACCACACCAGATGCAGGTCAGTTGTTGTCCATGCTTTTGAAGCTGACCAATGCAAAAAAGACGATTGAGATTGGAGTTTTCACTGGTTACTCTCTTCTTCTCACTGCTCTCTCAACTGCTGATGATGGCAAG ATTGTGGCGATAGATGTGGATCGCGAGTCCTATGAAATAGGGCGGCCGATTATCAAGAAAGCTGGTGTCGAACACAAAATCGATTTCGTAGAGTCAGCGGCTCTGCCTGTGCTCGATCAGCTACTGGAACAAGGAAATGCAGATAGTTTCGACTTCGCTTTTGTTGACGCTGACAAGGAAAATAATATCAATTACCATGAGAGGCTAATGAAGCTATTGAAGATCGGTGGGATTGTTGTCTATGACAATACACTCTGGGGAGGATCAGTTGCAATGGCAGGAGACTTTTCAGGTACAGTTTATACGACTCGGACCAGGGATTCGACGATTGAGCTGAACAAAATGCTTGCAGCTGATAATCGCATCGAAATCTCTCATCTTCCGGTGGGAGATGGGGTTACCATCTGTAGGCGCATTTTGTGA
- the LOC119988286 gene encoding probable caffeoyl-CoA O-methyltransferase At4g26220 isoform X1: protein MEKDLQKSSNASVAKGLLQSEQLYNYILETSVFPREPGPLKELREVTANHPGAGMATAPDAGQLMSMLMKIINAKKTIEVGVFTGYSLLLTALSLPHDGKIVAIDVDREAYEMGLPIIKKAGVQHKIDFIESQALPVLDHLLEHGNEGAFDFAFVDADKVNYKNYHERLMKLVKVGGIIVYDNTLWQGTVAMTEDQLSGQDSFWKDSTDALVELNKLLAADNRVEISQAPLGDGITICWRVR, encoded by the exons ATGGAGAAAGACTTACAAAAATCATCCAATGCTTCTGTCGCTAAGGGACTCTTACAGAGTGAACAACTGTACAAT TATATTTTGGAGACGAGTGTGTTCCCCCGTGAACCAGGGCCTCTCAAGGAGCTAAGGGAAGTTACTGCCAACCATCCAGG TGCCGGGATGGCTACAGCACCAGATGCAGGCCAGTTAATGTCCATGCTTATGAAGATAATCAACGCGAAAAAGACGATTGAAGTTGGAGTTTTCACTGGTTACTCTCTTCTTCTCACTGCTCTTTCACTCCCTCATGATGGAAAG ATTGTGGCCATTGATGTGGATCGTGAGGCATACGAGATGGGATTGCCAATTATTAAAAAGGCTGGCGTTCAACACAAAATCGACTTCATTGAATCTCAGGCACTACCTGTTCTTGATCATCTACTAGAACATGGAAATGAAGGCGCGTTCGACTTTGCTTTTGTTGATGCTGACAAGGTGAATTATAAGAACTACCATGAGAGGCTAATGAAACTGGTGAAGGTTGGTGGGATTATTGTGTATGATAATACTCTCTGGCAAGGAACAGTTGCTATGACAGAAGATCAGTTATCCGGTCAGGACTCCTTTTGGAAGGACTCCACAGATGCTCTAGTTGAACTAAACAAATTACTTGCAGCTGATAATCGGGTTGAAATCTCACAGGCTCCATTGGGTGATGGGATCACCATTTGCTGGCGCGTCCGCTGA
- the LOC119988286 gene encoding probable caffeoyl-CoA O-methyltransferase At4g26220 isoform X2, producing the protein MATAPDAGQLMSMLMKIINAKKTIEVGVFTGYSLLLTALSLPHDGKIVAIDVDREAYEMGLPIIKKAGVQHKIDFIESQALPVLDHLLEHGNEGAFDFAFVDADKVNYKNYHERLMKLVKVGGIIVYDNTLWQGTVAMTEDQLSGQDSFWKDSTDALVELNKLLAADNRVEISQAPLGDGITICWRVR; encoded by the exons ATGGCTACAGCACCAGATGCAGGCCAGTTAATGTCCATGCTTATGAAGATAATCAACGCGAAAAAGACGATTGAAGTTGGAGTTTTCACTGGTTACTCTCTTCTTCTCACTGCTCTTTCACTCCCTCATGATGGAAAG ATTGTGGCCATTGATGTGGATCGTGAGGCATACGAGATGGGATTGCCAATTATTAAAAAGGCTGGCGTTCAACACAAAATCGACTTCATTGAATCTCAGGCACTACCTGTTCTTGATCATCTACTAGAACATGGAAATGAAGGCGCGTTCGACTTTGCTTTTGTTGATGCTGACAAGGTGAATTATAAGAACTACCATGAGAGGCTAATGAAACTGGTGAAGGTTGGTGGGATTATTGTGTATGATAATACTCTCTGGCAAGGAACAGTTGCTATGACAGAAGATCAGTTATCCGGTCAGGACTCCTTTTGGAAGGACTCCACAGATGCTCTAGTTGAACTAAACAAATTACTTGCAGCTGATAATCGGGTTGAAATCTCACAGGCTCCATTGGGTGATGGGATCACCATTTGCTGGCGCGTCCGCTGA